In Polypterus senegalus isolate Bchr_013 chromosome 12, ASM1683550v1, whole genome shotgun sequence, the following are encoded in one genomic region:
- the aqp9b gene encoding aquaporin-9b: MQQDLRTGQYTGELFSEKQQIQETEDMEAENKSFKKRIAVRSKILREALAEFLGTFILIIFGCGSVAQTVLSSGAFGEMLTIHIGFTIGVIMAVYVAGGISGAHVNPAVSLAMCVTGRLSFLKFPVYVLSQFLGAFTGAAAVYGLYYDAFLNYTGGVLTVTGPNASAQIFATYPATYLSIFNGFMDQVVSTGALVLCIFAITDKKNNGAPKGMEPLLIGLIIMVIGVSMGLNCGYPINPARDLGPRLFTFIAGWGVEVFSAGNNWWWVPVAGPMVGGIVGALIYVAFIELHHHDLQKQSEEDHNVQDKYEMITMN; this comes from the exons ATGCAGCAGGACTTACGGACAGGCCAGTATACAGGAGAACTCTTTAGTGAGAAGCAACAAATTCAGGAAACTGAGGACATGGAAGCGGAGAATAAAAGTTTTAAGAAGAGAATTGCTGTGAGAAGCAAAATCCTAAGGGAAGCGCTCGCAGAATTCCTTGGAACATTTATACTAATT ATTTTTGGCTGTGGCTCTGTCGCTCAGACCGTCCTCAGCAGCGGGGCTTTTGGTGAGATGCTGACTATTCACATTGGCTTTACTATTGGTGTCATAATGGCAGTATACGTGGCAGGGGGGATTTCAG GTGCACATGTGAATCCTGCGGTTTCTCTTGCCATGTGTGTTACAGGCAGGTTGAGCTTCTTGAAGTTCCCAGTCTATGTCCTGTCTCAGTTCCTTGGGGCTTTCACTGGTGCAGCAGCAGTGTATGGACTCTACTATG ATGCATTTCTGAACTACACAGGAGGTGTGCTCACTGTCACCGGCCCCAATGCAAGTGCACAGATATTTGCAACTTACCCTGCAACATATCTTTCAATATTTAATGGCTTCATGGATCAA GTGGTAAGTACCGGAGCTTTGGTGCTCTGCATCTTTGCCATCACTGACAAGAAGAACAACGGTGCCCCAAAAGGAATGGAGCCACTTCTCATTGGTTTAATTATCATGGTAATTGGAGTCTCCATGGGTCTGAACTGTGGCTACCCCATCAATCCAGCTCGAGATCTTGGCCCTCGCCTTTTTACCTTCATTGCAGGGTGGGGTGTTGAAGTTTTCAG TGCTGGAAATAACTGGTGGTGGGTCCCTGTGGCAGGCCCAATGGTTGGTGGGATTGTTGGTGCCTTGATCTATGTTGCATTTATTGAGCTGCACCATCACGACCTACAGAAGCAATCTGAAGAAGATCACAATGTCCAAGATAAATATGAGATGATTACAATGAACTGA